In the genome of Phycisphaerales bacterium, one region contains:
- a CDS encoding MCE family protein yields the protein MNETRRNVLVGVFVLVGIGALGALIVLFGRMPVFFQTGTYALEVEFDGVTGVRAGNQVIFKGLEIGRVEGVSFAEPGAPVPELDSEGKLKKSTGPAQVLGERTAVVVRLSIDQKYRVPVGSTARTMTPMLGQGRPPIEIVPGPPGTGVLEPGVPIPRISGRVQGALDSLIPEAMVTTFETTARNIGDAAEALTPVLDELRLLLKQTSPELVDAPGGPQGNISSAVARLDAAVKHFNEVLGDPNVKSRLREIVDNAHQISVEGKAMVGDLKGAAEEARALIADAREFAQKADGTLENVDQRVTEVGRALVNTLDQADQLLTSLHGISATVARGEGSVGRFLMEDKFYESLLITTERLTMLLDEFRALVEEWRKGKIRVAL from the coding sequence ATGAACGAAACTCGCCGTAATGTGCTGGTTGGCGTTTTTGTCCTCGTTGGCATCGGGGCCCTGGGTGCCCTGATTGTCCTTTTTGGCCGTATGCCGGTCTTTTTTCAGACCGGAACGTATGCGCTCGAGGTTGAGTTCGACGGTGTGACCGGCGTCCGCGCCGGAAACCAGGTCATCTTCAAGGGCCTGGAGATCGGCCGAGTTGAGGGGGTGAGTTTCGCCGAACCCGGCGCTCCGGTTCCCGAGCTGGACAGTGAAGGCAAATTGAAGAAGTCCACCGGCCCGGCACAAGTCCTGGGAGAGCGTACCGCCGTGGTGGTGCGCCTTTCGATCGACCAGAAGTATCGCGTGCCGGTCGGCAGTACAGCCCGCACGATGACGCCCATGCTGGGACAAGGGCGGCCGCCGATCGAGATAGTGCCAGGACCACCGGGTACGGGAGTTCTTGAACCGGGTGTGCCGATTCCACGGATCAGTGGCCGCGTGCAGGGGGCGCTCGATTCCCTGATTCCGGAGGCCATGGTCACCACGTTTGAGACCACGGCCCGGAACATCGGGGATGCGGCCGAAGCACTGACCCCGGTACTGGACGAACTTCGGCTGCTGCTCAAGCAAACTTCGCCGGAACTGGTGGATGCACCAGGTGGCCCACAGGGCAACATCTCGAGTGCCGTGGCACGGCTCGACGCGGCCGTCAAGCACTTCAACGAGGTGCTCGGGGACCCGAACGTGAAGAGTCGCCTGCGCGAAATCGTGGACAACGCGCACCAGATCAGCGTCGAAGGCAAGGCCATGGTTGGCGATCTCAAAGGGGCGGCCGAAGAGGCACGTGCGCTGATTGCCGATGCACGTGAGTTTGCCCAGAAAGCCGACGGCACGCTCGAGAACGTTGACCAGCGTGTGACCGAGGTGGGCCGTGCCCTGGTCAATACGCTCGACCAGGCCGACCAGTTGTTGACGTCGCTGCATGGCATAAGCGCAACTGTAGCGCGTGGCGAGGGCAGCGTTGGGCGTTTCCTCATGGAGGACAAGTTCTACGAATCGCTGCTGATCACGACGGAGCGCCTGACGATGCTGCTGGACGAGTTCCGCGCGCTGGTTGAGGAGTGGCGGAAGGGCAAGATTCGCGTGGCCCTCTAG
- the aroC gene encoding chorismate synthase — protein sequence MAALSYRTAGESHGRALTIFVEGLPAGLSVDTALIDGELRRRQGGYGRGGRMKIEKDAVAVLSGVRQGRTIGAPLVMQIPNRDFRIDDAPAIHRPRPGHADFAGALKWLTPDCRETLERASARETASRVAAGALAKCLLREFGIACVGFVAELGPVRAVVPDTLSPVELLAARDANEVYTPDAAVVDAMIGVIHRAKVEKDTAGGIVEVRAFGLPPGIGSCFSWHERLDGRLMQAVGSIQAFKGAEIGLGFEAARRPGSQVHDAIYFDPAQRSAHNFGFVRHTNRAGGLEGGITNGQPLIVRGAMKPISTLLQGMDSINLKTLQPERSDYERSDVCAVPAASVVAENAVAFELARAWLEKFAGDTLREVHAAYEFYCHAVRTLGNE from the coding sequence ATGGCAGCGTTGAGTTACCGGACGGCGGGTGAGTCTCACGGGCGCGCGCTGACGATCTTCGTCGAGGGCCTGCCGGCTGGTCTGTCGGTGGATACCGCGCTGATCGACGGGGAACTGCGCCGCCGACAGGGGGGATATGGCCGTGGGGGACGGATGAAAATTGAGAAGGACGCGGTGGCGGTGCTGAGCGGTGTCCGCCAGGGCCGGACCATCGGTGCGCCGCTCGTCATGCAGATCCCCAATCGCGATTTTCGCATTGACGATGCGCCTGCGATTCACCGCCCACGGCCCGGGCACGCGGATTTTGCGGGTGCTTTGAAATGGCTCACGCCCGATTGCCGGGAAACGCTTGAGCGCGCCTCGGCCCGCGAAACGGCGAGCCGCGTCGCGGCCGGCGCCCTGGCGAAGTGCCTGTTACGCGAATTCGGGATTGCGTGCGTTGGTTTCGTCGCCGAGCTCGGGCCGGTGCGGGCGGTTGTGCCGGATACCTTGTCGCCGGTGGAACTGCTGGCAGCGCGCGATGCGAATGAGGTGTACACGCCGGACGCCGCGGTGGTGGATGCGATGATCGGCGTGATCCATCGTGCCAAGGTCGAGAAGGACACCGCCGGCGGCATCGTCGAGGTGCGTGCGTTCGGACTCCCGCCGGGGATCGGCTCCTGTTTCAGTTGGCATGAGCGGCTGGACGGCCGCCTCATGCAGGCGGTGGGCTCCATCCAGGCGTTCAAAGGCGCGGAAATCGGCCTTGGATTCGAGGCCGCACGCCGGCCGGGCAGCCAGGTGCATGATGCGATCTATTTCGACCCAGCGCAGCGTTCCGCACACAACTTCGGCTTCGTGCGACACACCAACCGCGCCGGCGGGCTCGAAGGCGGCATCACGAACGGACAGCCACTCATCGTGCGCGGCGCGATGAAGCCGATTTCTACCCTCCTCCAGGGCATGGACAGCATCAACCTCAAGACACTGCAACCCGAGCGCAGCGACTACGAGCGCAGCGACGTCTGTGCGGTGCCCGCAGCCAGCGTGGTGGCCGAGAATGCGGTGGCGTTCGAACTGGCGCGGGCGTGGCTGGAGAAGTTCGCGGGCGACACGCTGCGCGAGGTACACGCTGCGTACGAGTTCTACTGCCACGCGGTGCGAACCCTAGGAAACGAGTAA
- a CDS encoding response regulator: protein MADELAGKTILVVDDDPDILTAITTGLADTGATVHTAADGNAAVQTAEQLKPDLVILDIMLPKQSGFLVLERLRKKTPRKEGPKVVMITGNQGQRHKQYAQSLGVDEYINKPFRMDRLLEVTHKLLQD from the coding sequence ATGGCAGACGAACTGGCCGGGAAAACGATCCTCGTGGTCGACGACGATCCCGATATTCTGACCGCCATTACGACGGGACTGGCCGACACCGGCGCCACGGTGCATACCGCCGCCGACGGCAACGCCGCCGTGCAAACAGCCGAGCAGCTCAAGCCGGACCTGGTGATCCTGGATATCATGCTTCCGAAGCAGAGCGGCTTTCTCGTGCTGGAGCGCCTGCGGAAGAAAACCCCGCGTAAAGAAGGCCCCAAGGTGGTCATGATCACCGGGAACCAGGGTCAGCGTCACAAGCAGTACGCGCAGTCGCTCGGCGTGGACGAGTACATCAACAAGCCATTCCGAATGGACCGGTTGCTGGAAGTTACCCACAAGCTGTTGCAGGACTGA